The genomic window GGACTGTGGCTCCACCCACATCGAGCAGGCACAGAAGGCAGTCGTGGAGCACGGCGCGGACCTTGGCCTGGCCCACGACGGCGACGCCGACCGCTGCCTGGCTGTCGATGCCGCCGGCAACGTCGTCGACGGCGACCAGATCATGGCCATCCTGGCCGTCGGCATGCACGAGGACAACGACCTGCGCCACAAGACTCTGGTCGCCACCGTCATGTCCAACCTGGGCCTGACGCTGGCGATGCAGGAGCAGGGCATCGAGGTCGTCCAGACCAAAGTCGGCGACCGCTACGTGGTCGAAGAGCTCATCCGCGGCGATTTCTCCCTCGGTGGCGAGCAGTCCGGACACATAGTCCTGCCGGACGACTGCACCACCGGCGACGGCACCCTGACCGGCCTGTCGCTCATGGCGCGCATGGCCCGTTCGGGCAAGTCCCTGCAGGAGCTGGCCAGCGTGATGAAGGTCCTGCCGCAGGTGCTCATCAACGTGCCGGTCTCCGACAAGTCCGCCATCATGGGCAACGACGAGGTGAAATCCGCCATCGCCCAGGCTGAGGAGGAACTCCACGGCACCGGCCGCGTGCTGCTGCGCCCGTCGGGCACCGAGGAACTCTTCCGCGTCATGGTCGAAGCCGCGGAGAAAGAGCAGGCCCGCAAGGTCGCTGGCCGGCTCGCCGCCGTGGTCGCCGGCGTCTAAACCACCCGCACCACCGGCACCCGAAACCCCAAAAGGTTCCCGCAGAAATTGGCGGGAACCGCCGGGGACTTCCGGCAGTCCAAATAAGGTGAAGCTGCTCCCACCGGGGCGGCCAAAACCTTAAAAAGACGAGACTGCAAGAAAGGGAGTCCCTCGGTGCCGGAAATTGAGTTCGACCACACTGATATTGTCGCTCGCCTGGGACGGGTATCCACCGGCGTGAGCGCGCAGCGCCAGGCGCACCTGCGCCGCGTGCCGGAGTACCCGCAGGCCGCCGCCGGCCGTGATTTCGCCGGCCACGGGCAGCGCATCCAGCAGCTGCTCAACCGCCTGCATGAGCTGGGCGGATGGCGCATTAACAATATGGACGCAACCGTGCGCGCCGCGGCCGACCAGTTCACCGCCTTCTACCGCAGCGATGACGCGTTCGGCGCCCGCCTGGGGCAGGGGGATGACCATGAGCAGCACTAGCGCCATGACCCGCAGCCAGTTAGCCGATTATTCCCGCTCGGTGAGCAATTTCCAGCTGGCCAGTCAGGGCGCGTATTCCGGCCCCAGCCTGCCCGTCGGGGTGCTGCAGCGGATGGTCGCCTCCGTCGACGGGCTCAGCAGCGCCGACCTGGTGGCGGGCACCCGCGCGGCCGTGGGCGCGGACCGGCCCAGCGGTGGCGGTGGGGAGCTGCGCGAATTCCTCTTGGGCGGCGGCTTCCTTGCTGCCGGCGATAAGCTGCTGGACCGCCTGCGCACCATCAACGACGACCACGAGGAAGACCGCACCCAGGCCGACGAGCTCGCTCGGGACGCGGAGCACTGCGCCCAGGCCATCGATGACGTGGTGCACATCTCCGACTCCGCGATCGGCGAGCTGCTCAGCGCCGCCATCGGGCTGCTGGACATCCTGGCCATGGTGCTGCGCCGCCACCCCATGGCCCAGTTCCTTATCCCAGCCATCTCTGCCATCGGCGGCCGCGTCATTGAGGACACCAACAAGCAGGTCGCCGGCACCTGCCGGGAGCGCGACGAGGCCATCGACAGCTGCTACGAGGAATTCGAGCGCCGCTGCGAGTGCGCCTGCGAGCGTCCGCTACCACCCGAACCACCGCAAGCCCCCGCGGAACCCGAGCCCTGCGCCGAGGACCAACCCCAACCCAAGCCAGAGGCCGAGCCCAAGCCCAAACCAGAAACGCAGCCCAAGCCCGAGCCCAAACCGCAGCTCAAGCCCGCTCCGATTGCCGGCCCACCACCGACCGAACCGTCGTCCCTGGACCCTGCGCCCAAGCCGGCTCCCGAGCCTGAATCACAACCAGGACCAGAAAAACAACCAGAACCGCAACCGCAGCCCAAACCGGCTCCGGAACCCAAGCCTGAGCCCTGCCCGGAGCCCGCACCAAAGCCCCAGCCGCAGCCCGAACCTAAACCGGAACCCGAGCCTGAGCCCTGCCCGGAGCCGGAGCCAGCACCGGAAACCGAACCGGCCGGACAGCCCGTACCCGAGCCGGAGCCTGAACCCGAACCGGAACCTGAGCCAGCACCTGAGCCGGCACCCGAGCCCTGCCCGGAGCCGGCCCCGTGTGAGCCCGCACAAAATTGCTGCGGTGCCCTCGGCGTCGCCGGTGCTGGCGTGGCCTTCATCGGGGTAGGCCTGCTGCTGGCGGCCGCGGCCGAGTGCCCGGAGGGTATGGACTGCCCGGAACCAGAACCAGCTCCTGAGCCAGACCCAGCCCCATCCCCAGAACCCGAGCCCTGCCCGGAGCCTGAGCCGGAACCTAAACCGCAACCCGAGCCGGAGCCTGCACCTAAGCCGGGGCCGCCGGACCTGTCAGAAGTGCCGGAGCCGGAACCGCCGGCAGGCAAGCTGGCCCATATGGATGCCGCGCCGCCGGCACCGGAGCCGGCGCCTGAGTCTGCTGCCCAGCCGGCAGCGCCCGAACCGGCGGCACCGCCTGTTGCGGACGCCGGTGGTGGGGCGGGACCCGCCCCGCAGGAGCCGCAAGTGCAGGAAGAAGATGCTGGAGATGAACCGCAAGAGCGAGCCCGAAAGGCAGGACGATGGTAAACGACTTCGACGAATTTGCCCGGCAGTTCCGCCAGCGCACCGCGGCGCGGCTGCTGGAATTTGAACGCACCCTGGCCAAGGCGCAGGAAGATTTAGAAAAGGCCGCGGACAATGCCAAGAACCAGGCCAGTGCTGAGGCGAAGGCGACCGGCAAGGCGGCGCGGACGTCGGCGGCGCGACCCGGGGCGCCGGCGCGGTTGGGGCGGGATGAGCGCAGAAAGCCCCAGCGCACCAGTGCGCCGGGGCAGGTAAAATCCGTGCTGCGGAGGGGCTAGTCGTCGCGGGTGACGCCGGCCTTCTCACTGAGGTCTTCGCCGATGAAGCTCTCCACGTTCTTGCCGACGGCCTCCGGATCGGAGAAGTCGGAGTACTTGCTGTCGTTGTTGAGCTGGTGGAGGAAGAAACCGGTGATAAGGCCGCGGGCGGTCTCCGTGGGGCCGCCCTCAAAGGCCGGGGAGCCGAGCATGAGCTTGGTCAGGCGGTCTTCGCTAAAGCCCTGCTGGGTTCCCTTGGCGATCTCCCGGTAGGAGCAGTCGCCGGCCCAGTTGTAGGCCAGCTTCGCCGGGTTGCCGGCGCTGAAGATATCGGAACGGCCGGACCCGATGACCAGGCCGGGGATCTCCAGGCGGCGGGCGGCGCGGGAGGCCGACGGGGCAGTGGAGGCGGGGTAAATGGCCGCGACAGCGCGCACCTTGTCGTTATCGACGCTAGCCAGGACGGCGGCGCCGCCGCCCATGCCGTGGCCGACCATGCCGAGCTTGCCCGGGCCGACGGAGATATTTCCCTGGCCGAGCTTCACGCCAGCGGCGATTTGCAGGGCGGTTTCCATGTCAGCGGCTAAGTTGCGGTGGTTCGGGTGAAAGCCGGTCTCCGTGTCCGGGGCGACCGCCACGATCCCCCACGAGGCCAGGTGGCGCAGCGTGGCGTGGTAGCTTTTCACCTTCTTCATCCAGTCGTGGCCGAAGGCCACAGCGGGCAACGCGTTGCCTTCGGCAGGGGTATACACCTTGCCGTTCAGGCCGGCGTACGACAGATCGCCGACGAGTACCCGGTGCGGGCCGCGCTTGGACAGGGTCGATAGATGCTTCTTCAAATTCGCAGACACATCTACCAGGATAGAGCAAACCTTGGCGCGGTAGCACCTGACCGGGGCCGAAAACTTTGGGCAGTTATTACGGCGAGGTGAATATACAACCTGAATCCGTTGGAGTGCTGGATGATGCTGTAATATCTGGGGCTATGTGTGGAATCGTCGGATACGTTGGTCAATCGGGAAACGACCATGAATATTTTGCCCTCGACGTCGTGCTGGAGGGGCTGCGCCGCCTGGAATACCGCGGCTATGACTCCGCCGGCATCGCTATGTACGCGGACGGGGAAATTAGTTGGCGCAAGAAGGCCGGCAAGGTAGCCGAGCTGGATAAGGAGCTGGCCAACCGCCCGGTGTCGGACTCGGCCCTGGGTATCGGCCACACCCGCTGGGCCACCCACGGCGGCCCCACCGACATCAACGCCCACCCGCACGTCGTCGACGGCGGGAAGCTCGCCGTCGTGCACAACGGCATCATCGAGAACTTCTCCGAGCTGCGCACCGAGCTCATCGACAAGGGCGCCCACTTCGCGTCGGAGACCGACACCGAGGTCGCCGCCACGGTGCTCGCCGACGTCTTCCACGGCGAGGCCGAGGGTGACCTGACCCGCGCTATGCAGCTGGCCTGCCAGCGCTTCGAAGGTGCCTTCACGCTGCTGGCCATCCACGCGGATCAGCCGGACCGCATTGTGGCCGCCCGCCGCGACTCGCCGCTGGTCATCGGCCTGGGCGAGGGCGAGAACTTCCTGGGCTCCGACGTGTCGGGCTTCATCGACTACACCAAGTCCGCCGTCGAGATCGACAACGACCGCGTCGTGACCATCACCGCGGATGAGGTCGCCATCACCGATTACGACGGCAACCCGGCCGAGGGCAAGCCGTTTGAAATCATGTGGGACGCCGCGCAGGCGGAAAAGAGCGGCTTCGACTCGTTCATGGACAAAGAGATCCACGACCAGCCGAGCGCAGTCCGCGACACCCTGCTGGGCCGCTTCGACGAGTCCGGCAAGCTGATCCTGGACGAGCTGCGGATCGAGGAATCCGTGCTCAAGTCCATCGACAAAATCATCGTCATCGCCTGCGGCACCGCCGCCTACGCCGGCCACGTGGCCCGCTACGCCATCGAGCACTGGTGCCGCATCCCCACCGAGGTGGAGCTGGCGCACGAGTTCCGCTACCGCGATCCGATCGTCAACGAAAAGACGCTCGTGGTGGCCCTGTCCCAGTCCGGCGAGACCATGGACACCCTGATGGCCGTGCGCCACGCCCGCCAGCAGGGCGCGAAGGTCATCGCCATCTGCAACACCCAGGGCTCGTCCATCCCGCGTGAGTCCGACGCCGCGCTGTACACCCACGCGGGCCCGGAGATCGCGGTGGCCTCCACCAAGGCCTTCCTGGCGCAGATCACCGCCACCTACCTGCTGGGCCTGTACCTGGCACAGTTGCGCGGCAACAAGTTCACCGACGAGGTCGAGTCCATCCTGCGCGAGCTGCGCGCCATGCCGGATAAGATCCAGGAGGTCATCGACGGCGAGCAGCAGGTCGCGGACCTGGCCAAGTCCATGCAGAACGCGACCTCCGTGCTCTTCCTGGGCCGCCACGTCGGCTTCCCCGTCGCCCTGGAGGGTGCGCTGAAGCTGAAGGAAATCGCCTACCTGCACGCCGAGGGCTTCGCCGCCGGCGAGCTCAAGCACGGCCCGATCGCGCTCATCGAGCAGGGCCAGCCGGTCTTTGTTATCGTGCCGTCCCCGCGCGGCCGCGACTCGCTGCACTCCAAGGTGGTCTCCAACATTCAGGAGATCCGCGCCCGCGGCGCCGTCACCGTGGTCATCGCCGAGGAAG from Corynebacterium confusum includes these protein-coding regions:
- the glmM gene encoding phosphoglucosamine mutase, producing MTRLFGTDGVRGLANQKLTPMLALKLGQAAAEVFTANRESYERRPLAIIGRDPRVSGEMLDAAIASGLASRGVDVLRVGVLPTPAIAFLTDDYGADLGVMISASHNPMPDNGIKFFSAGGRKLPDAVEDEIQQTMDTLSEEGPTGTKLGRIISEAPDARERYLKHLAEVVTADLSGITVVVDTANGAASKVAPQAYEAAGATVIPIHHKPNAFNINEDCGSTHIEQAQKAVVEHGADLGLAHDGDADRCLAVDAAGNVVDGDQIMAILAVGMHEDNDLRHKTLVATVMSNLGLTLAMQEQGIEVVQTKVGDRYVVEELIRGDFSLGGEQSGHIVLPDDCTTGDGTLTGLSLMARMARSGKSLQELASVMKVLPQVLINVPVSDKSAIMGNDEVKSAIAQAEEELHGTGRVLLRPSGTEELFRVMVEAAEKEQARKVAGRLAAVVAGV
- the glmS gene encoding glutamine--fructose-6-phosphate transaminase (isomerizing), translated to MCGIVGYVGQSGNDHEYFALDVVLEGLRRLEYRGYDSAGIAMYADGEISWRKKAGKVAELDKELANRPVSDSALGIGHTRWATHGGPTDINAHPHVVDGGKLAVVHNGIIENFSELRTELIDKGAHFASETDTEVAATVLADVFHGEAEGDLTRAMQLACQRFEGAFTLLAIHADQPDRIVAARRDSPLVIGLGEGENFLGSDVSGFIDYTKSAVEIDNDRVVTITADEVAITDYDGNPAEGKPFEIMWDAAQAEKSGFDSFMDKEIHDQPSAVRDTLLGRFDESGKLILDELRIEESVLKSIDKIIVIACGTAAYAGHVARYAIEHWCRIPTEVELAHEFRYRDPIVNEKTLVVALSQSGETMDTLMAVRHARQQGAKVIAICNTQGSSIPRESDAALYTHAGPEIAVASTKAFLAQITATYLLGLYLAQLRGNKFTDEVESILRELRAMPDKIQEVIDGEQQVADLAKSMQNATSVLFLGRHVGFPVALEGALKLKEIAYLHAEGFAAGELKHGPIALIEQGQPVFVIVPSPRGRDSLHSKVVSNIQEIRARGAVTVVIAEEGDTAVEDYADYIIRIPQAPTLMQPLLATVPLQIFACNVASAKGYDVDQPRNLAKSVTVE
- a CDS encoding poly(ethylene terephthalate) hydrolase family protein — translated: MSANLKKHLSTLSKRGPHRVLVGDLSYAGLNGKVYTPAEGNALPAVAFGHDWMKKVKSYHATLRHLASWGIVAVAPDTETGFHPNHRNLAADMETALQIAAGVKLGQGNISVGPGKLGMVGHGMGGGAAVLASVDNDKVRAVAAIYPASTAPSASRAARRLEIPGLVIGSGRSDIFSAGNPAKLAYNWAGDCSYREIAKGTQQGFSEDRLTKLMLGSPAFEGGPTETARGLITGFFLHQLNNDSKYSDFSDPEAVGKNVESFIGEDLSEKAGVTRDD